One Phycisphaerae bacterium genomic window, CCAAAAAACTTTAGTCGCAAAGCTTACGGCAATATTAAAGACCTGATCCTTTTTTATACCAAAACAGATTCATATGTTTGGAATGAACCCAAAGAGGACATCACTGATAATGATGTTTCACGCTTATTCAAAAAAATTGACAAGAATGGTAAACGATATACAACAGTTCCATTGCATGCCCCTGGTGAAACGAAAGATGGACCAACAGGACAACCTTGGCGCGGAGTTGCACCGCCCAAAGGGAGGCATTGGCGCAGCGACCCCAAAGTTTTGGATGAATTAGATAGGGCTGGTTTAATAGAATGGTCATCTAATGATGTTCCTCGGAAAAAGATTTTTGCGGAAGATGCGGAGGCCAACGGAAAGAAAATTCAAGATATATGGGAATACAAAGACCCCCAGTATCCAACCTATCCAACCGAAAAGAATATAGAATTAGTTAATCTATTGATTTCGGCATCGTCAAATGAAGGAGATTTGGTAATGGATTGTTTCTCCGGTTCTGGCACTACACTAGTTTCAGCAAATCTACATAATCGTACATGGATTGGGATTGATCAATCGAAACATGCTATTGAAGTAAGTCAAAAGAAACTAAATAAAATTGAATCCAGTTTTTTTTCT contains:
- a CDS encoding DNA methyltransferase, with product MLLEYPNKKNEQAILDPNGRGSLKKITLVESKNKLIHGDNLHVLKCLLYDYDYRNKVDFIYIDPPFATNNTFKIGTDRANSISSSHSDHTAYTDDLVGSQFVEFLRERLILLRELMSEKASIYLHIDYKIGHYIKVLMDEVFGINNFRNDITRIKCNPKNFSRKAYGNIKDLILFYTKTDSYVWNEPKEDITDNDVSRLFKKIDKNGKRYTTVPLHAPGETKDGPTGQPWRGVAPPKGRHWRSDPKVLDELDRAGLIEWSSNDVPRKKIFAEDAEANGKKIQDIWEYKDPQYPTYPTEKNIELVNLLISASSNEGDLVMDCFSGSGTTLVSANLHNRTWIGIDQSKHAIEVSQKKLNKIESSFFSCSSFEYWELDADTSPELMQPNGEKYQNSLM